The Cetobacterium somerae sequence AGACCAAGCTATTTGGTTTGCAATGTTAAAAGATGGAGTTCATTCATTCTCATCAGCTACATATTCTGGAGCTGGAAAATTCTTAACTGGTAAATTCCCATTCATGATGTTTGGACTACCTGCTGCTGCTCTTGCAATGTACCACGAAGCAAGAAATGAAAATAAAAAAATGGCTGCTGGAATTTTATTCTCTGCTGCTCTTACTTCATTCTTAACAGGAATAACTGAACCTTTAGAGTTCTCATTCTTATTCGTTGCTCCTGTTTTATACGGAATCCACTGTATCTTCGCTGGACTATCATTTATGTTAATGAACATGTTTGGTGTTAGAATTGGTATGACATTCTCTGGTGGAGTTATTGACTATATTATGTTTGGAGTTCTTCCTGGAACTGAGGGATTTGAAACTAACTGGCCAATGGTTATTATTGTCGGTTTAGGATTCTCTGTAATCTATTACTTCGGATTCAGATTCTTTATTAGAAAATTCAATTTAGCTACTCCTGGAAGAGAAGTTGGTACTGAAGTTGATGATCAACCTAAAGCTGAAGGTAGTGAATTAGCTACTCTTGTTCTTGCTGCTCTAGGAGGAAAAGAAAATGTTATTTCTGTCGACGCTTGTATCACTAGATTAAGACTTGAAGTTAAAGATACTGCTCTTGTAAACGATGCAGAATTAAAAAGACTTGGAGCTTCTGGAGTTCTAAAAGTTGGACAAAATGGAGTTCAAGCGATATTTGGTGCTAAAGCTCAATTTATAGCAAATGATATAAAAGCTTTATAATATTCATAAAAAAAATATGAGTGCAGAGTTAATTCTCTGCACTCATATTTTTTATATTCATTATTTTACTAAAATAATTATCAATTTCATCTTGAGTTTTTTCATTATAATCTTCAAGTTGTTTCTTTACAAGATTTTCAATATATTTTATTTCTTCTTTAACAGTTGGATAATATAGAGGTGATTCTTTTAAAGGAGTTGAATAAAACTCTAAATTTTTTCCTTTTTTCTTTCCTATATAATTAAACCATGAAAAGAAAATTTTAGAGTTTAAGTATCCTAAAATATAGTATAAATTAATCTCTTCTGTTTTTGCAGTTAAATAATATATATCCGCACTTCCATAAAACTCTTTTTCTGTATAGGCGAAATTATTAGTTTTACATCTTTGTCTAACTATAATTTTAGGTTTTAAAAAAATATCTTCATCCCTAGCCCATTGTAACTCCCACCAATTTATTCTATTATTTATAACCTCTCTTCGCATAGATAGTTTACTCTTATAATCCAATAAATAATTTGTGACTACATCATCTAATTTAGACTTGCCATTTAAATACATAATCCAAAATGGTGGTTTTTTTGATATTTCATATTTACCTATATCTCTATTTTTATAAAATGGTTTTAAATATTTTTTAAACTCCTCTTTATACTCATCAAAAACAAAAACCTTATCCGCTCCACTCACTATCCCTTGATTAATATTTACAAGGTCACCTAAAATAACATTACTTTTTTCTCTAATTTTCTTTATATTTTCTTTCCAAAAAGGAGGAATTAATGCAATTTTACTATGTTCCTCTGTAAAAATATTTTCTTGTTCAATAGAATACTCGATATCATCATCATTTACAGATATCTCTAAGTTTTCTCTATTTTTCTGCCAATAAAAAATTATATTGTGTTGTCCAATAGCATCTTTAAATATTGAATAACTATAATTTTCCAATCTAAAGAAACTACCTTCTAACTTCATTTTTTCTCTTATTCCTTCTGCACTATCAGCTTTTAACCAATAATTAGTAGTTAAATATACTAAAATACCTCCGTCTTTTAATATATCAATACCTTTATCTATAAAGAAATAGAAATAATCCATTTTCGGTTTATAGTATTTTTTTCCAAAAGCGGTTTCTTTTATTGTGTGAAAAATTTCTTTATGATTTTTTTCTCCTAAATATGGTGGATTTCCTATTACTATATCATACTTTTCATCTATTTTTTCATATAATGAATCACACTCTTTTAGATTTAATTTCCCAAATACCCCATATTTAAAGAAAAGAGCCTCAGCTCTTTTTTCTAATAGTTTTAATGCATTTAAATCTACATCAAATCCCGTTATCCAATTTTCACTGTATCTATACTCTCCAAAAATTTCTTTTGAAATTTTTAACAATTCCTCTAATAATGCTAATAAAAGATTTCCAGAACCACATGATATATCTATTACTTTTATATTTAATATATCTTCTTTTGAATTATTTTCTAAATATTTCTTCAAAGCTACTTTACTCATACTACTAGCATATTTTTCTGGTGTGTATATCTTATAATTGTATTCCACTTAATCCCTCCTAA is a genomic window containing:
- the ptsG gene encoding glucose-specific PTS transporter subunit IIBC, which gives rise to MKIFAEVQKIGKALMTPVAILPAAGIFLAAGNKLGIPLMEQAGGIIFGNLPLLFAVGAAIGLVGGDGIAALAAIVALLIMNTTMGTLTDAANGIAAGNPAFAEVLGIPTLQTGVFGGLIAGIIAAICYKKFYKTELPAFLGFFAGKRLVPIMTAVLAFLVGLAMPYIWQPVQAGLAQLSYLANETNTNISTLLFGITERALIPFGLHHIFYAPFWYQFGEYTNNAGQIVNGDQAIWFAMLKDGVHSFSSATYSGAGKFLTGKFPFMMFGLPAAALAMYHEARNENKKMAAGILFSAALTSFLTGITEPLEFSFLFVAPVLYGIHCIFAGLSFMLMNMFGVRIGMTFSGGVIDYIMFGVLPGTEGFETNWPMVIIVGLGFSVIYYFGFRFFIRKFNLATPGREVGTEVDDQPKAEGSELATLVLAALGGKENVISVDACITRLRLEVKDTALVNDAELKRLGASGVLKVGQNGVQAIFGAKAQFIANDIKAL
- a CDS encoding Eco57I restriction-modification methylase domain-containing protein, coding for MEYNYKIYTPEKYASSMSKVALKKYLENNSKEDILNIKVIDISCGSGNLLLALLEELLKISKEIFGEYRYSENWITGFDVDLNALKLLEKRAEALFFKYGVFGKLNLKECDSLYEKIDEKYDIVIGNPPYLGEKNHKEIFHTIKETAFGKKYYKPKMDYFYFFIDKGIDILKDGGILVYLTTNYWLKADSAEGIREKMKLEGSFFRLENYSYSIFKDAIGQHNIIFYWQKNRENLEISVNDDDIEYSIEQENIFTEEHSKIALIPPFWKENIKKIREKSNVILGDLVNINQGIVSGADKVFVFDEYKEEFKKYLKPFYKNRDIGKYEISKKPPFWIMYLNGKSKLDDVVTNYLLDYKSKLSMRREVINNRINWWELQWARDEDIFLKPKIIVRQRCKTNNFAYTEKEFYGSADIYYLTAKTEEINLYYILGYLNSKIFFSWFNYIGKKKGKNLEFYSTPLKESPLYYPTVKEEIKYIENLVKKQLEDYNEKTQDEIDNYFSKIMNIKNMSAEN